TCTCGTCGTAGGTGCCGAGTCCTTTTACATGAGTTGAATGTGCGAGCACGCCGCCGGGGAAGTCTTTGAACTTGTCCCACTGCTTCATGAAGTAGTCACGGCAGTGATAGCCAACCTGGTCGATGATCTTGCCGTGCGTGTAGCTAATCTCGTCGATGTTCGGGCTGTAGATGATGACCTCGCCGCCGTCTGCGACGATCGGCTCGATCTTGTACATGCCCTTGCCGGCGGTCCAGACGTCGTCGTACATCTCGGGCATCACGGAAAGCACGCGCCGGAATGGCTTGTCGAGATAAACGATGTGCTTCCTGGCCGAGAGTTGTGAGGCTGAGACCCAGGCCTGAGCGGGCTTGTCGAAAAAGAGTCCGCTGGTGCCTTCATGCGTGACCACCCAGGCGAAACACCAGGAAGGGGTGGGGATCATGGTGGCGGCGCGGTCGATGACGGCGCGAACCGGGGTGTATCCGGAGCCGATCACTTCGTAGTTGGTGATGACGGCGCCGAGCCAGTGAGTGAAATTGATGATCTCCGAACCGGCGATGCCGGGGAAGAAATACTTGTTGCCGCCAGAGAAGCCGACGACCTCGTGAGGGAATACCGGTCCGCAGATGATGATGTGGTCGTACTCAAGAACGATTTTGTTCAAGCGGACGGGGACGTCGCGGCTGAGAAGACCGTTGGTGATCTTCTCGATCTCGGCGGCGGGAATGGTGCCGAGAGAGACGAAGGTCTCTGGGGATTCCCAATGGTGATTGAAGATATTTGTCTCGCCGACTCTGCCGTTCACGACCGGCTTACCGACGAGCTTAGTAAGCTGCGCATCGGTCATCGGAGGATGGGTGCCGAGGGCGACAAGGTAGTCGAGTTTCGCGACCTTGGGACGCAGCAGTTCCTGGAGCAAGTCGAACATCTGCGGCATGGGCATGGTGCGCGTGCCGTCGGGGATGATCACAAGGACGCGCTTCCCCTGGAACGGAGCGGAAGCGATGGCTTCGCGAACGATGTCGCGAACTTCGTCAGACGTGAGGTACCGGTCGGTGTAGCCGGTACCGATGGTGGTGAGCTCTGCTACTTCTGCCATGGCGCTTTTTCCGGCAGGTACTTCTGGAAGTCAGCGATAAGGCGGGCTTCGTAGTCGCCTGCGAATTCTCCGGCGAGGAACTTGTGGATGCCCTCTTTATAGAAGAGCTCCCACGATGCTTCTTCGTGTCCGGGATTAATAGGGAAGAATAGGGCGTTGTTGCCGCGCGCGGCTTCGAGGTCGCCGTTGGCGTCGCCGATCATGAGGATGTTCTTTTCCGGATACTTCCCTCCCGCGGCCATGTGGAGGTGCTGCTTCTTGGTGCCAAGCTCCTGTCCGGCGATGGCGCGCACGTACTTGTCGATACCATGCTCTTCCCACTCACGGACGAGCGCCTCGGTGGGCGTTTGCGAAACGACGGCACAGTCGGCGAATTTCTGGAGAAGTTCCAGGCTTTCGCGAACGTAAGGGAAGGGCGGCAGGTCGAAAACAACGTCGGCGATGGACTTGTTCACCGCGACGCTCCACTGCATGGCCAGGTCGAGTTCGGGGTCCGGGTGCTCAGCCATATATTGCTTGAGGCCGTCGTTGCTCAGCGGCTTGCCGGAGGCGATGAATTCGCGTACCCGGTTCGCCATCGGGATGTTGCATTTGCGGGCGATGACTTCGGGCCGGTCGCGCAACAGATCGAGGACCCTGATCAGCGCAGGCCAGCGATTTACGCCGCGCCACTTGGAGTAGAGGTTCACGAACTCAATGGCTTCGCGGGCGTACTTGGCGACGGGCTGGAGATGCCAGTACTTAATGATGTTCGGACAGAAGCACTCTTTGTGCTTGATCTCCATACTGTCGAACGCGCAGCCATCGGAATCGATGCCGATAAAGAACTTGAACTGCGGCTTAAGGTCCACTAATACCTGTGCCGGCGAAGCGGTCACGCTCATCGGACTACCTCCAGTCCACTGCAACTTGATTATTCTAAACTCCGGCGAAGGCCGAAAACCCGCCATCAATGGGAATTACCGCGCCGGTCACGAACGAAGAGGCCGGCGACAGCAGCCACAGGACGGCGCCGAGCAGGTCTTCCGGTTGCCCAAACTTCGCCATTGGCGTGTGGGCGATGATGCTCTTACCGCGCGCGGTGAGTTCACCGGTTTCGCGATCGGTGAGCAGATAGCGGTTCTGGTTGGTGAGGAAGAATCCGGGGGCAATAGCATTCACGCGGATGTTGGTGGAGTATTCCTGGGCCATGTGAACCGCGAGCCAGCGGGTGAAATTGCTGACACCGGCCTTCGCGGCCGAGTACATGGGAACGCGGGTGAGCGGGCGGTCGGCAGACATGGATGTGATGTTGAGTATGCGTCCGAAGCCCTGGTTGGCCATGATTCTGCCGAAGACCTGGGTTGGCAGCACGGTCCCGACCAGGTTGAGGTCGAACACCCAGCGCACGGCATCGACGGGCAAGTCGAAGAATCGCAGGTCGTTGCTGGTCGTAGCTTTGGCGTCGTTGCCACCGGCGGCGTTGATCAGGTGGTCCACGGTGCCGAACCGTGTCCTGATATCGGTGGCGACCCGTTCGACATTCACGCGGTCGAGGACATCGCAGGGCACGACCGCGGCACGATAAGCGTGTTCGCCCATGCGATCCAGCAGGGCTTCTCCGGCCGCGACATTCTTGTCAACCAGGGCGACATTGGCACCGCAACCGACGAGAGCGAGAGCCATGGTGCCGGCAAGAACTCCGGTGCCCCCGGTTAACACTACTGTTTGCCCGGTAAAGTCATAAAGGGAGGTGAGAGCCTTCAAATCGAATAGTTCGAGACCCGTACTTTCGATAGCTGACATGGAATAACTCCTTGAAACACAGCTGCGGGGAAGCCTCTGAACGAAGAACGAGGCTAGTAATAACACCGGACGGCTACAGCCTTCGGTGACACAAATCACGAGGTGTGTGGTCATGCCGAAAGGACGGTTTGTAAACTGGGTGGATGAGTACCGTTCGAATTGCCCTTGCCAACCTGAGATTTCCGTCTACTCCACAGGAGTCTGTCGTACTGGCCGAGGCGGCCATTCATGAAGCAGGTGATCAGGCTGCGGACATCATCTGCTTTCCGGAATGCTTTGTTCCGGGTTATCGCGGCACGGGGCACCCGATTCCGCCGCCGGATCAGGTCTTCCTCGCCGATGCGTGGGCCGCAGTCGCGGCAGCAGCGAACAAGGCGAATGTAGCGGTGATTCTTGGCACAGAGCGGATCGTGAACGGGGAGTTGCTGGCGACCGCACTGGTCGTTGGGCGCGACGGCAGCATCGTGGGTCTTCAGGACAAAGTGCAGATGGACCCTTCCGAAGACGGCACCTACGCCGCAGGAACGCAAAGGCGGGTGTTCCAATCGGGTCCGATGACGTTCGGTGTTGCGATCTGTCACGAGGGCTGGCGATATCCGGAGACGGTTCGCTGGGCAGTGCGGAATGGCGCGCAGGTTGTATTTCATCCGCATTTCCATCCGGCCGAGCCAGGCGGCTTTGCGCCGGCGACGTTTGCCGATCCGCGAAATACGTTTCACGAGAAAGCTGCATTGTGCCGGGCCGCTGAGAATACCTGTTGGTTTGCAACCGTCAATTTCGCGAGCGAGGGTGCACCCACGACATCGGCGGTGGTACGACCTGACGGAACGTTGTTGTGTTATCACCCTTATGGGCAACACGGGCTTCTCCTGGCCGATATCGAACTGGCGGAGGCCACCCGGTTGCTGGCGATGCGTTGCAAAGCAGGCTACTAGCCTTCCGATTGTGACCTGCGACACAGTCATGTGCGTTTTCCGCGGCTATGATCGCGGGCCATGTTACGGCTCTCTACAACGTTAAGACGCGTCGTTTGGGTACAACTGTTGCTGTTTGGCGTGGCGGCGGCCGTGAGCGGGTTGCTGTGGGGAGTGGGGCAACAGGTGAACTTTCTGATGGTGTTCATCTGTTCGTTCTTCATCGGGAATACCGGGTTCCTGTTCCTGGTGCAGTTTTCCTCCCTGTTCTGCCGTTACAAATTCCCTTACGACTGGCTTGCCTTTCTCGCGCTGCTGATTGCAATTACTCCGTTCACTGTGGCCGGAGCAATCCTCATTGCGTTCTGGCTCGATGCGCCTTCGGGAACGAACTACTGGATGTACCTGTCGCAGGGCTGGAAGCTGCCATCGCTCGTCACGATCGTGTTTGGCGTTGTCTACAACCTGTTCTGCGACATGCGATCTCGGCTGGAGCGCCATAACCGCGAACTACAGGAAACCGTCGAAAAGCGTGAGGCGGAATGGCAGAAGCAGGAAGAAGACCTGCAACGCGCACGCGAGATACAGGAATCGTTGCTGCCGAAGAAAATCCCACAGATAAACGGGTTTGACATAGCTGGAGCGTGGGAACCGGCGCGGGTGGTGGGCGGCGACTACTTCGACGTAATCAAGCTGAGCGAAACGAAGGTGGCGATCTGTATTGCGGATGTGGTGGGTAAAGGAACATCCGCGGCGCTGCTGATGGCGAACGTGCAGGCATCGGTGCGTGCGTTTGCTTCGGAGTCGATGTCGCCGGCCTCGCTTTGTTCACGGATCAACGGCGTGTTGTGCAACAACATCGGCAGCGACAAGTTTGTGACCTTCTTCTACGGTGTGCTCGACGTTGCCCAACGCAGCCTTACCTATTGCAATGCGGGGCATCTGCGGCCGATTGCGATTCAACCTTCGCGCGCGCCGCTGCAACTGGACAGCAGCGGCGTGGTGCTTGGGGTGGTTCAGGACGGAAGCTACGAAGACTCGGTTCTGCCACTGGGCTCAGGCGACCGTCTGCTGCTGTTCACAGACGGAATCACGGAAGCCATGCGGGAAGACGGCGAAGAGTTCGGGGAAGAGCGACTGGTCGCGTCGGCGCGGAACTCCAGCCGTCACCAGGCCGATCAGATGAAAAGCTTTGTGATGGAAGATGTGCGTGCCTTTTGCCGGTCGCAATTTCACGATGATGCCACGCTGCTGGCAGTCGCTGTGAACTAGGTTAAGTTTTCACCGACGTTCGCCACTTCACGATGTTGTAGCCGTACAACGCAAGGCAGAAGAGGTTCGCCGGTATGAATCCGGTCTGCGACGTTTGGACGGCGATCCAGCAGATGATCACGCTGTTGATGCCGGCGACGATCCATCCGTGCCACATGCGGCGTCCAACCATGACCGTTGAGATCACGGTAAGCAGACAAGAAATGTAGTCGAGTCGAAAGAAGTTCAAAGCGCAACTTACCAAACAGGCTTGCCAGTGCGCCTTTTCATTGGTCACAGAACGAACGTGCTCGTCGTCACAAAATAGAGCACGGAAGGATTAGACCTCAGCCAACTTCCACTAATCCGTATCGTCGTTGCCAGCTGGCGCGAAGGTGTACCAAGGTGCGGCTCTTGTCCTCGGCCGGAATGTCGAGCTTGTCGTCGAGAAGGGCGCAGGCTTCCTTCTTGGCGACTTCGAGCAGATCGCGATCGCGAAGCAAGTTGGCGACACGGAAGCTGGGCATGCCGGCCTGCTTGGTCCCGAAGAATTCGCCCGGACCGCGGAGTTGAAGGTCCATTTCGGCGATCTCGAAACCGTCGTTGGTTTCGACCATTTTGTTCAGGCGCTGCTCGCCTTCGTCGGAAATCTTGTTGCCGGTCATAAGGATGCAGTAGGACTTGGCCGCACCGCGGCCGATGCGTCCGCGTAACTGGTGGAGCTGCGATAGACCAAAGCGCTCGGCGTGTTCGATGACCATGACGGTGGCATTCGGGACATCGACGCCGACCTCGATGACGGTGGTGGAAACGAGGACGTCGATTTTGCCGTCCTTGAACTGTGCCATGACGGAGTCTTTTTCGTCGGCGGACATGCGGCCGTGCAGGAGGCCTATACGCAAGTCCGGTAGGACGGTTTTGCGGATGGCCTCGTACATCTTGATGGCGGCCTTGAGCTCGCTCTCTTCGTTTTCTTCGATCACCGGGTAGACGACGTAGGCCTGGTGCCCGGCCTTTACTTGCTTGCGGACGAAGTCGAATACTTCGTCGGCGCGTTCATCGGAAACGCGGCGGGTGACGATGGGCGTGCGTCCGGGAGGCAGTTCGTCGATGACGCTGACGTCGAGTTCGCCGTATAGGGTGAGAGCGAGCGTGCGAGGAATTGGGGTGGCGGTCATGACCAGCACATCGGGCGTGAGAGCCTGCGGGTCGGCTGATTTCCGCATCAGCTTCAGGCGCTGCATCACGCCGAAACGATGTTGCTCGTCAACGATGACGAGGCCGAGGTTATCGAACTCGACTTTGTCCTGAATGAGCGCGTGGGTGCCGATTACGAGCTGGGCGTCGCCGCGAGCGATGTGGCGGCGGACGTCGCGCTTGCGATCCTGTTCGAGCGAGCCGGTAAGCAGAACGATGCGGTACCCGGCTTTCTCGAGGATGCGTCGCGCAGAAAGATAGTGCTGCGTGGCGAGAATTTCCGTCGGCGCCATGAGCGCGACCTGGAATCCGTTTTCGATCGCGATGATGGCAGCTTCAAACGCGACGATGGTTTTGCCTGCGCCGACATCGCCTTGGAGCAAACGCCGCATCGGCGTGGCACGCGCCATGTCTTCGGCGATGTCTTTCAATACGCGCTTTTGAGCGGCGGTCGGGCGGAACGGCAGAATTCGCTTAATTGCTTCGCGCACGCTGTCCGAGAGCTCGAACGAGATACCCGGCTGCCGTCGTAGCTTTCGACGCTTGATCTCGAGTCCAAGCTCGAGGAAGAAGAGTTCCTCGAAGATGAGTCGAATGTGCGCGGGGGTCCGCCAGCTTTGCAGTTGCAAGAGAGAAACGTCATCTTCCGGCCAGTGGACTTTCCAAAAAGCCTCCTGGCGCGGGATGAGACCGAGCTTCCTTTGAAGCGACTTCGGCAATATGTCCGGGGTATCGGAGGTCATCGCCTCGAGGGCGTTACGAATGATCTTGCGGAACCAACGGGCATTCAGTTTTTGCGGACCCTGGCCAGTGCCTTCATAGATGGGCACGATGTGGCCGGTCTCCATCGAGGCGGGCAGTTCGTCTTCATCGGATTCGCCGAGCACTTCAACTTGAGGTTGCACGATCTGCAACCCGCCGCGGTAGGAATCTTCTTCGACCTTGCCGTACAGGGCGAGGACCTGCCCGGCCTTGAAGCGGCCCTCCATGTAGCGGGCGTTAAACCAGATGCACTTGATGGTGTTGCGAACGCGTTTGCCGAAAACGGGGGGTGCCTGATCGCCGATGTCGCCGACGGTCATTTCGAAAATCGGCATGCGCTTGGTGCGCAGCAGGGCCGAACCGCGGACCTCGCAGATGAGGACGGCCATTTCGCCGGGCATTAATTCGGAGATTTTGCGGGGATTCGTGCGGTCTTCGTAGCGAAATGGCAGGTAATAAAGGAGATCTTCGAGGGACTCGAGTCCTTTCGCGCTAAGGGCTTCGGCGCGCTTGGGGCCAATGCCCTTTATGTATTGCACGGGACTGTCCATCTGGAGCATGAATGCCTGATGTTATCAGGCGGGATTTCGCAATTTCCATGCACCCGATTTGCGTTTTCCGGTGTCAAAACATATAGGCATGAATCTTTATACCTTTCAGAGGTCACTGGCGGCAGTGCTACTGGGGAACCTGATCTACTTTGCCCTACTCATGCCAATACTTCCGCCGGTCGCGAGACATGGGATTTACCGCATCGACCTCGGGTTACTGATCGATTTTGCGATCTGTGCGGCCTTGTACATCCTGTTTGGGCGTCTGTGGCCGGAAAAGAAGCGAACCCAGAGACGCACCCCTCTGTAGCAAAACAGGACAAAACCATCTAAATCAAGCGCTTAGACCTGCATTAGAATAGTTGTGCCACTGTTCTCGGGCGAAAGGACTTCGATGCCACACCTGCTGGACCGTTTGCCGGCGATGTCCAGGCTGGATTTTCTGGATATCCTGCTGGTGGCGGTATTGATCTACCAATTTCTGTTGCTGATCCGCGGAACTCGCGCGGTACCAGTATTGGTAGGTGTGGCCAGTCTTGGGGTGGCGTTCTATCTGGCCCACGTGGCTGAACTCCGGACCGTTAACTTCATCTTTGGCACGCTGCTGCCGTACGCGATCTTCGCCCTCATCGTTGTCTTCCAGAATGAGATCAGGCATGCGCTTGCCCGAATAGGACGAAGGTTTACGTTCTCACGCGCGGTACAGGGAATGCAGGAGGCGTACGACGACATCGTGCTGGCCGCGAACCTCTTTTCGCAGAGCCAGACCGGCGCCTTGATTGTCATTGAGCGCGAGATCGGGTTGCGTACGTACATTGAGAGCGGAGTCCCCCTCGACGCGAACCTTTCCTACGACCTGCTGGCAACGATCTTTCGTCCGAGCGCCCCTCTGCATGATGGCGCAGTTATTGTGCAGAAGGACCGCATTGCCGCCGCGGCATGCTTCCTGCCGCTATCGATGAATCCGGTGTTGTCCACGCAATTGGGAACACGGCATCGCGCCGGCATTGGCATCACCGAGGAGACGGATGCGATTGCGGTGATTGTCTCGGAAGAGACCGGCTACATCAGCCTCGCGGTCGGCGGAAATGTGGAGCGCGACATCACTGTCGAGTATCTGCGCGAGCGACTTAGCGAACTGTTACGGCGCTACGTGCCGCCTTCCGCGTTGCCCACGGTAACGCCGGAAGACGAAACTTCGCCGCGCGTGAAGCATGCCGGTGAAGAGCCGATGAGGGGAGACTGACATGGACTTTTTCCGGCGCCATGTTTTCAACCATCTCGGGCTGAAGATCACGTCGCTGGTGATCGCATTCGCCTTGTGGATGGCGATTGCGCGGGAACCGATGGCAGAAGTCGCAATCAACGTTCCCATCGAATTTCATAATGCTCCCGACAACCTGGAGTTGAATTCCGAGACCATCCCGCAGATACAGGTGCGTGCGCGGGGTCCGGTGGGGGTGATTCGGTCCTTGAGCACCGGGGATGTGCACGCCGTCATCGACCTGAACGGTTCCAACCCGCACGAGAAGACATTCGATATGGAGCCAAAGCGAATCCGAGTGCCACGGAATGTGGAAATCATTCAGGTGATTCCGAGCCAGGTGCGGATCAGCTTTGACCTTCGCGCCACGAAGCGGGTGGAAGTCCGGCCCAGGGTAGTGGGGGCATCGGCGCCGGGGTTCCGGATGCAGAACGTGAAGGTGGAGCCCAGTACGGTGGTGATTGCCGGTCCGCAGAAACGGGTGGATGTGGTGGATTCGGTGATCACCGATCCGGTGGATGCCTCGGGCGTTATGGGTACGGCGACGTTCACCACGCGTGTGTATGTTTCCGATCCGCTGATTCGGCTGGTCAATCCGTTACCCGTACATGTCACAGTAGTAACGGATTCGAAACCCAAAGCGAATCCTTCCGAAGGACAATAGGCGATAATAGTTTTTTCATTCCAGACAAATTGTGGGGCGGCGCATTGTCGCCGGGGGAAGGAATTTATCCATGGCACGAATGTTGTTCGGCACCGACGGGATCCGCGGAGTTGCCGGTGATCCGCCACTCGACCATTCCACCGTATTCGCTGTCGGCGTAGCACTCGGTCGATATCTGGCGAAGGGGCATTCGAATCCCAAGGTCGTGATCGGGCAGGACACGCGTGAATCGAGCGGGTGGATCTCTGATTCCATTACTGCGGGGCTCGAGTCAGCCGGAGTACAGGTGCGTAGCGCAGGCGTGATCACGACGCCCGCCGTGGCGTTCCTTGCACGGCAGGCCTTTGACGCGGGGATCGTTATTTCCGCCTCGCACAATCCCTGGACGGACAACGGCATCAAGGTCTTCGGTCACGACGGATACAAGCTTTCCGACGATGTTGAAGAGCAGATCGAGACCGTCATCTTCGATCTGCTTCACGGGCGCGTTGCCGGCTTTGACCCGAAATCGATTCCCGAGCAGAAAACAACAGAAGCGGCAGTTGCGGCCACGGATCCTGAACTGCTGAAGGATTATGTGAACTGGCTCGCGTCGCAGATCGCGGGCACGAAGTTGTCGCATCTGACTGTGCTGGTGGACTGCGCCAACGGAGCCTCGACTCCAGTAGCGCACGAAGTGTTTCGCGCTTGCGGCCTGAAAGCCGACTTCATGCACGACCGGCCGACGGGAAGGAACATCAACGAAAACTGCGGCGCGTTACATCCTGAGATTGTTGCTTCGCAGATTCGCTCCCACGTGGGCAAATACGATATGGGCATCACGTTCGACGGCGATGCCGACCGTGCGTTGTTCTCCGACCGGAACGGTCATGTAGTGAATGGAGATGCGGTACTGTTGCTCGCGGCGCGCGACATGAAATCCCGCGGCAAACTGAAGGCCGACACTGTTGTTGCCACCACGATGTCGAACATGGGCCTGGAACTCGCACTGCGCCAGTCTGGAGTCAAGATGCTGCGAGCCCCTGTCGGCGACAAGTACGTCCTCGAGGAAATGAACAAGAGCGGTTCCACGCTGGGCGGCGAGCAGTCCGGACACATCATCTTCCGTGACGGCGATGCAACAACCGGCGACGGGATACTCACCGCGCTACGCGTGATTGAAGCCATGACACATGCCGGAAAGGCGCTTCATGAACTGGTCGCAGACCTGAAGGTATTTCCGCAGACCATCAAGAATGTGCGCGTGAAAGAGAAGAAGCCGCTGGACACGATTTCCGAAGTGGTGACGGCGATGAAGCAGGGCGAGTCTGAACTCGACGGCAACGGGCGCATTGTAGTCCGCTATTCGGGGACGGAAGCGCTGGCTCGCGTGATGGTGGAAGCGGAGTCGGAAGAGAAGATGAAGCGCATTACCGAGTCCATTTCCGGGGCGATTCAGAAAGCTATTGGAGTTTAGTGGCGG
This window of the Terriglobales bacterium genome carries:
- a CDS encoding PP2C family protein-serine/threonine phosphatase — translated: MLRLSTTLRRVVWVQLLLFGVAAAVSGLLWGVGQQVNFLMVFICSFFIGNTGFLFLVQFSSLFCRYKFPYDWLAFLALLIAITPFTVAGAILIAFWLDAPSGTNYWMYLSQGWKLPSLVTIVFGVVYNLFCDMRSRLERHNRELQETVEKREAEWQKQEEDLQRAREIQESLLPKKIPQINGFDIAGAWEPARVVGGDYFDVIKLSETKVAICIADVVGKGTSAALLMANVQASVRAFASESMSPASLCSRINGVLCNNIGSDKFVTFFYGVLDVAQRSLTYCNAGHLRPIAIQPSRAPLQLDSSGVVLGVVQDGSYEDSVLPLGSGDRLLLFTDGITEAMREDGEEFGEERLVASARNSSRHQADQMKSFVMEDVRAFCRSQFHDDATLLAVAVN
- a CDS encoding lactate racemase domain-containing protein; this translates as MAEVAELTTIGTGYTDRYLTSDEVRDIVREAIASAPFQGKRVLVIIPDGTRTMPMPQMFDLLQELLRPKVAKLDYLVALGTHPPMTDAQLTKLVGKPVVNGRVGETNIFNHHWESPETFVSLGTIPAAEIEKITNGLLSRDVPVRLNKIVLEYDHIIICGPVFPHEVVGFSGGNKYFFPGIAGSEIINFTHWLGAVITNYEVIGSGYTPVRAVIDRAATMIPTPSWCFAWVVTHEGTSGLFFDKPAQAWVSASQLSARKHIVYLDKPFRRVLSVMPEMYDDVWTAGKGMYKIEPIVADGGEVIIYSPNIDEISYTHGKIIDQVGYHCRDYFMKQWDKFKDFPGGVLAHSTHVKGLGTYDEKTGIEKPRITVTLATSVPEERCRLVNLGYMDPKSINISEWMGREAEGILVVPRAGEVLYRLKK
- a CDS encoding SDR family oxidoreductase, which translates into the protein MSAIESTGLELFDLKALTSLYDFTGQTVVLTGGTGVLAGTMALALVGCGANVALVDKNVAAGEALLDRMGEHAYRAAVVPCDVLDRVNVERVATDIRTRFGTVDHLINAAGGNDAKATTSNDLRFFDLPVDAVRWVFDLNLVGTVLPTQVFGRIMANQGFGRILNITSMSADRPLTRVPMYSAAKAGVSNFTRWLAVHMAQEYSTNIRVNAIAPGFFLTNQNRYLLTDRETGELTARGKSIIAHTPMAKFGQPEDLLGAVLWLLSPASSFVTGAVIPIDGGFSAFAGV
- a CDS encoding carbon-nitrogen hydrolase family protein, translated to MSTVRIALANLRFPSTPQESVVLAEAAIHEAGDQAADIICFPECFVPGYRGTGHPIPPPDQVFLADAWAAVAAAANKANVAVILGTERIVNGELLATALVVGRDGSIVGLQDKVQMDPSEDGTYAAGTQRRVFQSGPMTFGVAICHEGWRYPETVRWAVRNGAQVVFHPHFHPAEPGGFAPATFADPRNTFHEKAALCRAAENTCWFATVNFASEGAPTTSAVVRPDGTLLCYHPYGQHGLLLADIELAEATRLLAMRCKAGY
- the cdaA gene encoding diadenylate cyclase CdaA; this encodes MPHLLDRLPAMSRLDFLDILLVAVLIYQFLLLIRGTRAVPVLVGVASLGVAFYLAHVAELRTVNFIFGTLLPYAIFALIVVFQNEIRHALARIGRRFTFSRAVQGMQEAYDDIVLAANLFSQSQTGALIVIEREIGLRTYIESGVPLDANLSYDLLATIFRPSAPLHDGAVIVQKDRIAAAACFLPLSMNPVLSTQLGTRHRAGIGITEETDAIAVIVSEETGYISLAVGGNVERDITVEYLRERLSELLRRYVPPSALPTVTPEDETSPRVKHAGEEPMRGD
- the recG gene encoding ATP-dependent DNA helicase RecG, which gives rise to MLQMDSPVQYIKGIGPKRAEALSAKGLESLEDLLYYLPFRYEDRTNPRKISELMPGEMAVLICEVRGSALLRTKRMPIFEMTVGDIGDQAPPVFGKRVRNTIKCIWFNARYMEGRFKAGQVLALYGKVEEDSYRGGLQIVQPQVEVLGESDEDELPASMETGHIVPIYEGTGQGPQKLNARWFRKIIRNALEAMTSDTPDILPKSLQRKLGLIPRQEAFWKVHWPEDDVSLLQLQSWRTPAHIRLIFEELFFLELGLEIKRRKLRRQPGISFELSDSVREAIKRILPFRPTAAQKRVLKDIAEDMARATPMRRLLQGDVGAGKTIVAFEAAIIAIENGFQVALMAPTEILATQHYLSARRILEKAGYRIVLLTGSLEQDRKRDVRRHIARGDAQLVIGTHALIQDKVEFDNLGLVIVDEQHRFGVMQRLKLMRKSADPQALTPDVLVMTATPIPRTLALTLYGELDVSVIDELPPGRTPIVTRRVSDERADEVFDFVRKQVKAGHQAYVVYPVIEENEESELKAAIKMYEAIRKTVLPDLRIGLLHGRMSADEKDSVMAQFKDGKIDVLVSTTVIEVGVDVPNATVMVIEHAERFGLSQLHQLRGRIGRGAAKSYCILMTGNKISDEGEQRLNKMVETNDGFEIAEMDLQLRGPGEFFGTKQAGMPSFRVANLLRDRDLLEVAKKEACALLDDKLDIPAEDKSRTLVHLRASWQRRYGLVEVG
- a CDS encoding CdaR family protein — its product is MDFFRRHVFNHLGLKITSLVIAFALWMAIAREPMAEVAINVPIEFHNAPDNLELNSETIPQIQVRARGPVGVIRSLSTGDVHAVIDLNGSNPHEKTFDMEPKRIRVPRNVEIIQVIPSQVRISFDLRATKRVEVRPRVVGASAPGFRMQNVKVEPSTVVIAGPQKRVDVVDSVITDPVDASGVMGTATFTTRVYVSDPLIRLVNPLPVHVTVVTDSKPKANPSEGQ
- the glmM gene encoding phosphoglucosamine mutase, translating into MARMLFGTDGIRGVAGDPPLDHSTVFAVGVALGRYLAKGHSNPKVVIGQDTRESSGWISDSITAGLESAGVQVRSAGVITTPAVAFLARQAFDAGIVISASHNPWTDNGIKVFGHDGYKLSDDVEEQIETVIFDLLHGRVAGFDPKSIPEQKTTEAAVAATDPELLKDYVNWLASQIAGTKLSHLTVLVDCANGASTPVAHEVFRACGLKADFMHDRPTGRNINENCGALHPEIVASQIRSHVGKYDMGITFDGDADRALFSDRNGHVVNGDAVLLLAARDMKSRGKLKADTVVATTMSNMGLELALRQSGVKMLRAPVGDKYVLEEMNKSGSTLGGEQSGHIIFRDGDATTGDGILTALRVIEAMTHAGKALHELVADLKVFPQTIKNVRVKEKKPLDTISEVVTAMKQGESELDGNGRIVVRYSGTEALARVMVEAESEEKMKRITESISGAIQKAIGV
- a CDS encoding HAD hydrolase-like protein, producing MSVTASPAQVLVDLKPQFKFFIGIDSDGCAFDSMEIKHKECFCPNIIKYWHLQPVAKYAREAIEFVNLYSKWRGVNRWPALIRVLDLLRDRPEVIARKCNIPMANRVREFIASGKPLSNDGLKQYMAEHPDPELDLAMQWSVAVNKSIADVVFDLPPFPYVRESLELLQKFADCAVVSQTPTEALVREWEEHGIDKYVRAIAGQELGTKKQHLHMAAGGKYPEKNILMIGDANGDLEAARGNNALFFPINPGHEEASWELFYKEGIHKFLAGEFAGDYEARLIADFQKYLPEKAPWQK